A DNA window from Hydrogenophaga taeniospiralis contains the following coding sequences:
- a CDS encoding YhdP family protein encodes MATRLLLWLVLAVWGLFALTLGVLHLWIVPRIGEWRPDLERWASSTVGVPVRVGAIRAEAGSAGHDWLPDFVPALVPTFELSDVRLFDAAGREALHLPSVRTALSVRSLWRLGFEQVVIASPVLDVRRTAQGHIEVAGLDLTGPDSGDHAASDWFFSQPEFVIQNGTVRWTDDLRGQPPLQLGVLDFVARNQARHHRFRLDATPPPEWGERLSLRADLREPLLDLGRRAAGTARWQRWDGELFADFTRMDVSRLRAYADLSDWGVEVLAGQGAVRAWADVKRGHVTGVTADLALRGVETRLGPELPPLALDELGGRLASQWSDAGFSFTTDNLRFRTRAGEVWPGGRLRLEHTARQGQRVAHTELSADGIELAPLSALASRLPLPGGAPGLLASLKPAGRVDGLTARWQGLPPPAASARAGSADAAAAPGEGIDWSVDTYQAKGRVVGLALAGQPSGKTSASGRYPLPGRPGIAGATVDFDLNQTGGRAHLAVANGALELPDVFEDPVLPLTRFEADALWRLDGERIEAQLDNVRLANADAEGTGQARWNTSDPQHSASGSRFPGVLDVNATLTRASADRVHRYLPLTVSAEVRRYVREAVRSGRSDKVDFRIKGDMYDMPFDTPGTRGDFRIAAHLQAVDFAYVPSFLQEPGDAPWPMLKGLNGALLLDRASLRLSGLDAGLDGAPQVRLSQAKIEVANLVDHATLVVSADARGPATEMLGFVRSSPLNHMTGEALARARMTGPASAQFRLSLPFERLDATTVGGTVRFDGNDVHISPEAPLLASTKGSLSFSEKGFGVTDAQAQLYGGELRFSGGMQPDAQGVARIQFRGQGTARAEGLRDADLGFVSRLFANASGSAAYNAQLGFRAGVPELVVTSGLQGLALNLPAPLGKAATDSLPLRYENTVLSTAADASGEVARSDRLTVLLGPEQAPLAALRYERDIVGAEPRVLRGSVALGLGAGESAPLPADGVLANIQVGQINVDDWERVFTSTTGTEVRASVPGAGTATAPAPASPASDASLSYLPTTLAVRADRITVDGRSFNRVVVGGSREGTRWRANVDAEELNGYVEYGQPSGPAAGSIYARLARLNLAPSAAKDVEQILQQPSSVPALDIAVEDLVLSNRRLGRVEINAVNRAGPTRVSEWRLNRLELNVPEARLSATGNWAPDGASPGGQRRTALSFTLDINDSGLLLARFGREGVVSNGKGRIEGSIGWRGSPLAMDYASLAGQLKVDIERGQFLKVEPGAAKLLGVLSLQALPRRLVLDFRDVFSNGFAFDFVRGDARIEHGVVHTNNLQMKGVNAAVLMEGSADIAREQQDLKVVVVPEINAGTAALIATAINPAVGLGTFLAQFLLRQPLQSATTQQFHITGSWADPQVEKIGVAAVAPKSE; translated from the coding sequence GTGGCAACGCGGCTGCTGCTCTGGCTGGTGCTGGCCGTCTGGGGCCTGTTCGCACTCACCCTGGGCGTGCTGCATTTGTGGATTGTGCCGCGAATCGGCGAGTGGCGCCCCGACCTGGAACGCTGGGCCAGCAGCACGGTAGGGGTACCCGTGCGTGTGGGGGCGATCCGGGCCGAGGCCGGATCGGCGGGCCACGACTGGCTGCCCGATTTCGTGCCCGCCCTGGTGCCCACCTTCGAGCTGAGCGACGTGCGGCTGTTCGACGCCGCCGGGCGCGAGGCCCTGCACCTGCCGAGCGTGCGCACCGCGCTGTCGGTCCGTTCGTTGTGGCGGCTGGGCTTCGAGCAGGTGGTGATCGCCTCGCCGGTGCTGGACGTGCGCCGCACCGCGCAGGGCCACATCGAGGTGGCCGGGCTGGACCTGACGGGGCCGGACAGCGGCGACCACGCGGCCTCCGACTGGTTTTTTTCCCAGCCCGAGTTCGTGATCCAGAACGGCACCGTGCGCTGGACCGACGACCTGCGCGGCCAGCCGCCGCTGCAACTGGGCGTGCTGGATTTCGTGGCGCGCAACCAGGCGCGCCACCACCGGTTCCGGCTCGACGCCACCCCGCCCCCCGAGTGGGGCGAGCGCCTGAGCCTGCGCGCCGACCTGCGCGAACCCCTGCTCGACCTGGGCCGCCGGGCCGCGGGAACCGCGCGCTGGCAGCGCTGGGACGGCGAGCTGTTCGCCGATTTCACCCGCATGGACGTGTCGCGCCTGCGGGCCTATGCAGACCTGTCCGACTGGGGTGTCGAGGTGCTCGCGGGCCAGGGCGCGGTGCGCGCCTGGGCCGATGTGAAACGGGGGCACGTGACCGGCGTCACCGCCGACCTGGCGCTGCGGGGCGTGGAAACGCGCCTGGGCCCGGAGCTGCCCCCGCTGGCGCTGGACGAGCTCGGCGGGCGCCTGGCTTCGCAATGGAGCGACGCGGGTTTTTCCTTCACCACCGACAACCTGCGCTTTCGCACCCGCGCGGGCGAGGTCTGGCCCGGCGGTCGCCTGCGGCTGGAGCACACCGCGCGTCAGGGCCAGCGCGTGGCCCACACCGAACTCAGCGCCGACGGCATCGAGCTCGCGCCGCTGTCCGCGCTGGCCAGCCGACTGCCGCTGCCCGGCGGTGCGCCCGGCCTGCTGGCCAGCCTGAAACCGGCCGGTCGCGTCGACGGCCTGACGGCCCGCTGGCAGGGCCTGCCGCCGCCCGCCGCCAGCGCGCGGGCCGGGTCGGCGGACGCCGCCGCGGCACCCGGCGAAGGCATCGACTGGAGCGTCGATACCTACCAGGCCAAGGGCCGTGTGGTGGGCCTGGCGCTGGCCGGCCAGCCCAGCGGCAAGACCTCGGCCTCGGGCCGCTACCCCCTGCCCGGGCGGCCCGGCATCGCGGGTGCCACGGTGGACTTCGACCTCAACCAGACCGGCGGGCGCGCCCACCTGGCGGTGGCCAATGGGGCGCTCGAATTGCCCGACGTGTTCGAGGACCCGGTGCTGCCGCTCACGCGCTTCGAGGCCGACGCGCTCTGGCGCCTGGACGGCGAGCGCATCGAGGCCCAGCTGGACAACGTGCGCCTGGCCAATGCCGATGCCGAAGGCACGGGCCAGGCCCGCTGGAACACCAGCGACCCCCAGCACAGCGCCTCGGGCTCCCGCTTCCCCGGCGTGCTCGACGTGAACGCCACCCTGACCCGCGCCAGCGCCGACCGGGTGCACCGCTACCTGCCGCTGACGGTGTCGGCCGAGGTGCGGCGCTATGTGCGCGAGGCGGTGCGCTCGGGCCGCTCCGACAAGGTGGACTTCCGCATCAAGGGCGACATGTACGACATGCCCTTCGACACGCCCGGCACCCGCGGCGACTTCCGCATCGCGGCCCACCTGCAGGCGGTGGACTTCGCCTACGTGCCCAGCTTTCTGCAGGAACCGGGCGATGCGCCCTGGCCCATGCTCAAGGGCCTCAACGGCGCCCTGCTGCTGGACCGCGCCTCGCTGCGCCTGAGCGGGCTGGACGCGGGGCTGGACGGCGCGCCCCAGGTGCGCCTGAGCCAGGCGAAGATCGAGGTGGCCAACCTGGTGGACCACGCCACCCTGGTGGTGAGCGCCGACGCGCGTGGACCCGCGACCGAGATGCTGGGCTTTGTGCGCAGCTCACCGCTCAACCACATGACCGGCGAAGCCCTGGCGCGGGCCCGCATGACCGGCCCGGCCAGCGCGCAGTTCCGCCTGAGCCTGCCGTTCGAGCGGCTGGACGCCACCACCGTCGGCGGCACGGTGCGCTTTGACGGCAACGACGTGCACATCAGCCCCGAGGCCCCGCTGCTGGCCAGCACCAAGGGCAGCCTGAGCTTCAGCGAAAAGGGCTTTGGCGTGACCGACGCCCAGGCGCAGCTCTACGGCGGCGAACTGCGTTTCAGCGGCGGCATGCAGCCCGACGCCCAGGGCGTGGCGCGTATCCAGTTCCGGGGCCAGGGAACGGCGCGGGCCGAGGGCCTGCGCGACGCCGATCTGGGCTTCGTCTCGCGCCTCTTTGCCAACGCCAGCGGCAGCGCCGCCTACAACGCACAACTGGGTTTCCGCGCCGGGGTGCCCGAGCTGGTGGTGACCAGCGGCCTGCAGGGGCTGGCGCTGAACCTGCCGGCGCCGCTGGGCAAAGCCGCGACCGACAGCCTGCCGCTGCGCTACGAAAACACGGTGCTCTCGACGGCGGCCGACGCCAGTGGCGAAGTGGCCCGCAGCGACCGCCTGACGGTCCTGCTCGGCCCCGAGCAGGCCCCGCTGGCCGCGCTGCGCTACGAGCGCGACATCGTTGGCGCCGAGCCGCGGGTGCTGCGCGGCAGCGTGGCCCTGGGCCTGGGGGCTGGCGAGTCGGCGCCCCTGCCGGCCGACGGGGTGCTGGCCAACATCCAGGTCGGCCAGATCAACGTGGACGACTGGGAACGCGTGTTCACCAGCACCACCGGCACGGAGGTGCGCGCCAGCGTGCCCGGCGCGGGGACCGCCACCGCGCCTGCGCCCGCCTCGCCGGCTTCGGACGCCAGCCTGTCCTACCTGCCCACCACCCTGGCGGTGCGCGCCGATCGCATCACCGTCGACGGGCGCAGCTTCAACCGGGTGGTGGTCGGGGGCTCGCGCGAGGGCACCCGGTGGCGCGCCAACGTCGACGCCGAGGAACTCAATGGCTATGTCGAATACGGCCAGCCCAGCGGCCCGGCCGCCGGCAGCATCTACGCGCGGCTGGCGCGGCTGAACCTGGCGCCCTCGGCCGCCAAGGACGTGGAGCAGATCCTGCAGCAGCCCAGCAGCGTGCCCGCGCTGGACATCGCGGTCGAAGACCTGGTGCTGTCCAACCGGCGCCTGGGCCGGGTCGAGATCAACGCCGTCAACCGCGCCGGCCCCACCCGCGTGAGCGAGTGGCGGCTGAACCGGCTGGAGCTCAACGTGCCCGAGGCGCGCCTGAGCGCCACCGGCAACTGGGCGCCCGATGGCGCCAGCCCGGGCGGACAGCGGCGCACCGCGCTGAGTTTCACGCTCGACATCAACGACTCCGGCCTGCTGCTGGCCCGCTTCGGCCGTGAGGGCGTGGTGAGCAATGGCAAGGGCCGCATCGAAGGCAGCATCGGCTGGCGGGGTTCCCCGCTGGCCATGGACTACGCCAGCCTGGCCGGTCAGCTCAAGGTCGACATCGAGCGCGGTCAGTTCCTCAAGGTCGAGCCCGGGGCGGCCAAGCTGCTGGGCGTGCTCAGCCTGCAGGCCCTGCCGCGGCGCCTGGTGCTGGACTTCCGCGACGTGTTCTCCAACGGGTTCGCGTTCGATTTCGTGCGCGGCGACGCGCGCATCGAGCACGGCGTGGTGCACACCAACAACCTGCAGATGAAGGGCGTCAACGCCGCCGTGCTGATGGAAGGGAGCGCCGACATCGCGCGCGAACAGCAGGACCTCAAGGTGGTGGTGGTGCCCGAGATCAACGCCGGCACCGCCGCCCTGATCGCCACCGCCATCAACCCCGCCGTGGGCCTGGGCACCTTCCTGGCCCAGTTCCTGCTGCGCCAGCCGCTGCAGAGCGCCACCACCCAGCAGTTCCACATCACGGGCAGCTGGGCCGACCCCCAGGTCGAAAAAATCGGGGTCGCCGCCGTGGCGCCCAAAAGCGAATAG
- the glnE gene encoding bifunctional [glutamate--ammonia ligase]-adenylyl-L-tyrosine phosphorylase/[glutamate--ammonia-ligase] adenylyltransferase: MNVIPPSPHHPPLTPADRIAEHSRFVQRVRRRYTDELACLPPGAPVHASMRACLAELRTRGLAVPAALRVLRQLVLERLVVLDCEQDAPLAVVTRAVTELAELALDAACTLAWSELDELFGAPQYPGPDGQPQRARMWVIGMGKLGARELNVSSDIDLIYVYDHDGETAGNAQGRNRISNHEYFGKAVKHIYNTVGEATEHGSVFRVDLALRPNGNSGPSAVSLGALEEYFLVQGREWERFAWLKSRVIAPAACIADKSASALRGAVLPFVFRKYLDYNVFDSLRTLHRQIREHAAKRAAGNPGRANDVKLSRGGIREIEFTVQLLQVVRGGQFPELRTRPTLDALQRLCRAGLMPQGNADALAQAYTFLRRVEHRIQYLDDQQTHVMPTRDDDLNWLAATMGHANVCDFLHTLDAHRELVAQEFDTLLGGPTNGGCNGKGCNGRNGKNGAAGHVGGTSDDLQSVLAQLPEAFAAKVAQWNGHPRVLALREDARARLVRLVQRTGAWLEQGRVSEEAALRLADWIEPLLRRESYLALLQERPSVHERLLRLMGAAKWPARYLLQHPGVIDELASQQLLAERFDAVQFEAELEARRAALHSTGEDDEEALLNLLRRAHHAEVFRTLARDVEKVLTVEQVADDLSALADTMLRVTARWCWARLKNRHREEPGFAIIGYGKLGGKELGYGSDLDIVFVYEDEDERAPEIYGAFVRKMINWMTVKTGEGDLFEIDTALRPNGNSGMLVTSFNAYANYQQQRGSNTAWTWEHQAMTRARFVMSGSETGAPTLPAARGSLPPEGAVPALGRPGCGAGAPTLSAARGSLPPEGAGPVPSLRERFDAVREAVITSERDPQALAAEIVAMREKVRAAHPVRGTRFDVKHSPGGMVDVEFAVQYLVLSQSRTHPELRANAGNIDLLLRAERAGLLAPGMGEAASRAYRELRQIQHRARLDEAPTQVDAELVEPQAAAVRALWQHVLGSRTA; encoded by the coding sequence ATGAATGTGATACCCCCGTCCCCCCACCACCCCCCTTTGACACCCGCTGACCGGATCGCCGAACACTCGCGTTTCGTGCAGCGCGTGCGCCGCCGCTACACCGACGAACTCGCCTGCCTGCCGCCCGGCGCACCGGTGCACGCCAGCATGCGGGCCTGCCTGGCCGAGCTGCGCACCCGTGGCCTGGCCGTGCCCGCGGCGCTGCGGGTGCTGCGCCAGCTGGTGCTGGAGCGCCTGGTGGTGCTCGACTGCGAACAGGACGCGCCGCTGGCCGTGGTCACGCGCGCGGTCACCGAGCTGGCCGAACTCGCGCTCGACGCGGCCTGCACGCTGGCCTGGAGCGAGCTCGACGAGCTGTTCGGTGCTCCCCAGTATCCCGGCCCCGACGGCCAGCCCCAGCGGGCCCGGATGTGGGTCATCGGCATGGGCAAGCTGGGCGCGCGCGAGCTCAACGTGTCGAGCGACATCGACCTGATCTACGTCTACGACCACGACGGCGAGACCGCCGGCAACGCCCAGGGCCGCAACCGCATCAGCAACCACGAGTACTTCGGCAAGGCGGTCAAGCACATCTACAACACCGTGGGCGAGGCCACCGAACACGGCAGCGTGTTCCGCGTCGACCTGGCGCTGCGGCCCAACGGCAACTCGGGGCCGAGCGCGGTCTCGCTGGGTGCGCTGGAAGAGTATTTCCTGGTGCAGGGCCGCGAGTGGGAACGCTTCGCCTGGCTCAAGAGCCGCGTGATCGCCCCGGCCGCCTGCATCGCCGACAAGAGCGCCAGCGCGCTGCGTGGCGCGGTGCTGCCCTTCGTGTTCCGCAAGTACCTGGACTACAACGTCTTCGACTCGCTGCGCACGCTGCACCGCCAGATCCGCGAGCACGCGGCCAAGCGCGCCGCCGGCAACCCCGGGCGCGCCAACGACGTGAAGCTCTCGCGCGGCGGCATCCGCGAGATCGAGTTCACCGTGCAACTGCTGCAGGTGGTGCGCGGCGGCCAGTTTCCCGAACTGCGCACCCGCCCCACGCTGGACGCGCTGCAGCGCCTGTGCCGCGCCGGCCTCATGCCCCAGGGCAACGCCGACGCGCTGGCGCAGGCCTACACCTTCCTGCGCCGGGTCGAACACCGCATCCAGTACCTGGACGACCAGCAGACCCACGTGATGCCCACGCGCGACGACGACCTGAACTGGCTCGCCGCCACCATGGGCCACGCCAACGTCTGCGACTTCCTGCACACCCTGGACGCGCACCGCGAGCTGGTGGCGCAGGAGTTCGACACCCTGCTCGGCGGCCCCACCAACGGGGGCTGCAATGGCAAGGGCTGCAACGGCAGGAACGGGAAGAATGGCGCGGCTGGCCACGTCGGCGGCACGAGCGACGACCTGCAGTCGGTGCTGGCGCAGCTGCCCGAGGCCTTCGCGGCCAAGGTGGCGCAATGGAACGGCCACCCGCGGGTGCTCGCACTCCGCGAGGATGCGCGCGCGCGCCTGGTGCGGCTGGTGCAACGCACCGGCGCCTGGCTCGAACAAGGGCGGGTGAGCGAAGAGGCCGCCCTGCGCCTGGCCGACTGGATCGAACCCCTGCTGCGCCGCGAGAGCTACCTCGCGCTGCTGCAGGAGCGGCCCTCGGTGCACGAGCGCCTGCTGCGCCTCATGGGGGCGGCCAAATGGCCCGCGCGCTACCTGCTCCAGCACCCGGGCGTGATCGACGAACTGGCCAGCCAGCAGCTGCTGGCCGAGCGCTTCGACGCCGTGCAGTTCGAGGCCGAACTCGAAGCCCGGCGCGCCGCGCTGCACTCCACCGGCGAAGACGACGAAGAGGCCCTGCTCAACCTGCTGCGCCGCGCGCACCACGCCGAGGTGTTCCGCACCCTCGCGCGCGACGTGGAAAAAGTGCTCACCGTGGAGCAGGTGGCCGACGACCTCTCGGCCCTGGCCGACACCATGCTGCGCGTGACGGCGCGCTGGTGCTGGGCGCGGCTGAAGAACCGCCACCGCGAAGAACCCGGTTTCGCCATCATTGGCTACGGCAAACTCGGCGGCAAGGAACTGGGCTACGGCAGCGACCTCGACATCGTGTTCGTCTACGAAGACGAGGACGAGCGCGCCCCCGAGATCTATGGCGCCTTCGTGCGCAAGATGATCAACTGGATGACGGTGAAGACCGGCGAGGGCGACCTGTTCGAGATCGACACCGCGCTGCGGCCCAACGGCAACTCCGGCATGCTGGTGACCAGCTTCAACGCCTACGCCAACTACCAGCAGCAGCGCGGCAGCAACACCGCCTGGACCTGGGAACACCAGGCGATGACGCGGGCCCGGTTTGTCATGTCCGGCAGTGAGACCGGAGCCCCCACGCTCCCCGCTGCGCGTGGTTCGCTGCCCCCCGAGGGGGCGGTCCCCGCCTTGGGGCGGCCCGGCTGCGGGGCCGGAGCCCCCACGCTCTCCGCTGCGCGTGGTTCGCTGCCCCCCGAGGGGGCGGGCCCCGTCCCCTCCCTTCGCGAGCGCTTCGATGCCGTGCGCGAAGCGGTGATCACGTCGGAGCGCGACCCCCAGGCGTTGGCCGCGGAGATCGTGGCCATGCGCGAGAAGGTGCGTGCCGCCCACCCGGTGCGCGGCACGCGGTTCGACGTCAAGCACAGCCCGGGCGGCATGGTGGACGTGGAGTTCGCCGTGCAGTACCTGGTGCTGTCGCAGTCGCGCACCCACCCCGAGCTGCGCGCCAACGCCGGCAACATCGACCTGCTGTTGCGCGCCGAACGCGCCGGCCTGCTGGCGCCCGGCATGGGCGAGGCCGCCTCTCGCGCCTACCGCGAGCTGCGCCAGATCCAGCACCGGGCACGGCTGGACGAAGCGCCGACCCAGGTCGATGCCGAGCTGGTGGAGCCCCAGGCCGCGGCCGTGCGCGCGCTGTGGCAGCACGTGCTGGGCTCGCGCACGGCATGA
- a CDS encoding rhomboid family intramembrane serine protease has product MKPSRSWLVLCAVHGVASMLLWWARPGAIDTLTWHAHDWLQQPWTLWTSAWVHMNTPHLIGNQLALGALAAFAWVIRPSLACTWAWLLAWPLMQGSLLLWPQIGYAVGLSGLLHAGAMVLAMQLIQKRIPVPMARRWGGLLALGLLVKLALEQGWSNPVVWDPGNEMSVVQAAHLAGTLWGLVLGLMLGWLPRDRAIAPAPSLPAH; this is encoded by the coding sequence ATGAAGCCCTCGCGCAGCTGGCTGGTGCTCTGTGCGGTGCACGGTGTGGCCAGCATGCTGCTGTGGTGGGCCCGCCCGGGCGCCATCGACACCCTGACCTGGCACGCCCACGACTGGCTGCAGCAGCCCTGGACGCTGTGGACCAGCGCCTGGGTGCACATGAACACCCCACACCTGATCGGCAACCAGCTCGCGCTGGGCGCGCTGGCCGCCTTTGCCTGGGTGATCCGGCCCTCGCTGGCCTGCACCTGGGCCTGGCTGCTGGCCTGGCCGCTGATGCAGGGGTCGCTGCTGCTGTGGCCGCAGATCGGTTACGCGGTGGGCCTGTCGGGCCTGCTGCACGCCGGGGCCATGGTGCTGGCCATGCAGCTGATCCAGAAGCGCATCCCCGTGCCCATGGCACGGCGCTGGGGCGGTCTGCTGGCGCTGGGTCTGCTGGTGAAGCTGGCGCTGGAGCAGGGCTGGTCGAACCCGGTGGTCTGGGACCCGGGCAACGAGATGTCGGTGGTGCAGGCGGCCCACCTGGCGGGCACGCTGTGGGGCCTGGTGCTGGGGCTGATGCTGGGCTGGCTGCCCCGCGACAGGGCAATCGCCCCGGCGCCTTCACTGCCCGCGCACTGA
- a CDS encoding ferritin-like domain-containing protein: MLYPELFKQLESVRWDMGKDIPWETFQAGALSDEQAQTIKMNAITEWAALPATEMFLRDNRDDSDFSAFMSIWFFEEQKHALVLMEYLRRFRPELVPTEQELHDIRFEFDPAPPLETLMLHFCGEIRLNHWYRRASEWHTEPVIKKIYATLSQDEARHGGAYLRYMKRAIGNFGDEARAAFAKVGVLMASARRTAQALHPTNLHVNKALFPKDTIQSRLPNPEWLEHWLDKQIDFDAVWENRVVERILHNMSLLMEQSFKTVQELNRFRKSLA; this comes from the coding sequence ATGCTTTACCCCGAACTCTTCAAGCAGCTGGAGTCCGTCCGCTGGGACATGGGCAAAGACATTCCCTGGGAAACCTTCCAGGCCGGCGCGCTCAGCGACGAGCAGGCCCAGACCATCAAGATGAACGCCATCACCGAATGGGCGGCGCTGCCGGCCACCGAGATGTTCCTGCGCGACAACCGCGACGACTCCGACTTCTCGGCCTTCATGTCGATCTGGTTCTTCGAAGAGCAGAAACACGCGCTGGTGCTGATGGAATACCTGCGCCGTTTCCGGCCCGAGCTCGTGCCCACCGAGCAGGAACTGCACGACATCCGCTTCGAGTTCGATCCGGCCCCGCCGCTGGAGACGCTGATGCTGCACTTCTGCGGCGAAATCCGCCTCAACCACTGGTACCGCCGCGCCAGCGAGTGGCACACCGAGCCCGTGATCAAGAAAATCTACGCCACCCTGAGCCAGGACGAAGCGCGCCACGGCGGCGCCTACCTGCGCTACATGAAGCGCGCCATCGGCAACTTCGGCGACGAGGCGCGCGCTGCGTTCGCCAAGGTGGGCGTGCTCATGGCCAGCGCGCGGCGCACCGCGCAGGCCCTGCACCCGACCAACCTGCACGTGAACAAGGCGCTGTTCCCCAAGGACACCATCCAGAGCCGCCTGCCCAACCCCGAGTGGCTCGAACACTGGTTGGACAAGCAGATCGATTTCGACGCGGTGTGGGAAAACCGCGTGGTCGAGCGCATCCTGCACAACATGAGCCTGCTGATGGAGCAGAGCTTCAAGACGGTGCAGGAGCTCAACCGGTTTCGAAAGTCGTTGGCTTGA
- a CDS encoding NAD(P)/FAD-dependent oxidoreductase gives MHSDPRFQPMGGTRPPRRVAIVGSGISGLAAAHTLAGLADITLFEAGAHFGGHTHTVDVTLPDAQGHPIRFGVDTGFLVLNERTYPNLLALLAALEVPLADSDMSFSVQAPGAGPDGGALEWSGASLSSVFAQHRNLLNPRFWRMLADILRFNRITTRLAQQGQDLGEHSPLLQPLGEFLQAQGFSREFRDWYFLPMMGCIWSCPTDQMLAFPVATMVRFCHNHGLLQITHRPRWHTVAGGARRYVDKIVAAIPDRRLHTPVHQVLRDAQGVRVVSEGRVERFDAIVMACHSDQALAILGAAASPDERAVLGAIRYQPNRAVLHTDASVLPKAPTAWAAWNYEREGLATQAGESPDPQAPSAQVCLHYLINRLQPLPVAQPVLVSLNPRRAIDPARVIGEYAYEHPVFDLAALRAQARLGELQGRQHTYYAGAWMGYGFHEDGLKAGLHAARALIDAHGLMPTTSGAAARHAALPGVFG, from the coding sequence ATGCATTCAGACCCCCGCTTTCAGCCCATGGGCGGCACCCGCCCGCCTCGCCGTGTGGCCATCGTCGGCTCCGGCATCTCGGGCCTGGCCGCCGCGCACACCCTGGCCGGTCTGGCCGACATCACCCTCTTTGAAGCCGGCGCCCACTTCGGCGGCCACACCCACACGGTGGATGTGACCCTGCCTGACGCGCAGGGCCATCCGATCCGCTTCGGCGTGGACACCGGTTTCCTGGTGCTCAACGAGCGCACCTACCCCAACCTGCTGGCGCTGCTGGCCGCACTGGAGGTGCCGCTGGCGGACTCCGACATGTCGTTTTCGGTGCAGGCCCCGGGCGCCGGGCCCGACGGCGGTGCGCTGGAGTGGAGCGGCGCCAGCCTGTCCAGCGTGTTTGCCCAGCACCGCAACCTGCTCAACCCGCGCTTCTGGCGCATGCTGGCCGACATCCTGCGATTCAACCGCATCACCACGCGGCTGGCGCAGCAGGGCCAGGACCTGGGCGAGCACAGCCCGCTGCTGCAGCCGCTGGGCGAGTTCCTGCAGGCGCAGGGCTTCTCCCGCGAATTCCGCGACTGGTATTTCCTGCCCATGATGGGCTGCATCTGGAGCTGCCCGACCGACCAGATGCTGGCCTTTCCGGTGGCCACCATGGTGCGCTTCTGCCACAACCACGGCCTGCTCCAGATCACCCACCGGCCGCGGTGGCACACGGTGGCCGGCGGCGCGCGGCGCTATGTGGACAAGATCGTGGCCGCCATCCCCGACCGGCGCCTGCACACGCCGGTGCACCAGGTGCTGCGCGACGCGCAAGGCGTGCGCGTGGTGAGCGAGGGCCGGGTCGAGCGTTTCGACGCCATCGTCATGGCCTGCCACAGCGACCAGGCGCTGGCGATCCTGGGCGCAGCGGCCAGCCCGGACGAGCGCGCCGTGCTCGGCGCGATCCGCTACCAGCCCAACCGCGCGGTGCTGCACACCGACGCCTCGGTGCTGCCCAAGGCCCCTACCGCCTGGGCGGCCTGGAACTATGAGCGCGAAGGCCTGGCCACCCAGGCCGGCGAAAGCCCCGACCCACAGGCGCCGTCGGCCCAGGTCTGCCTGCACTACCTCATCAACCGGCTGCAGCCCCTGCCGGTGGCGCAGCCGGTGCTGGTGTCGCTCAACCCGCGGCGCGCGATCGACCCGGCGCGGGTGATCGGCGAATACGCCTACGAACACCCGGTGTTCGACCTCGCCGCCCTGCGGGCCCAGGCCCGCCTGGGCGAGCTGCAGGGCCGGCAGCACACCTACTACGCTGGCGCCTGGATGGGTTATGGCTTCCACGAAGACGGCCTGAAAGCCGGCCTGCACGCGGCGCGTGCGCTGATCGACGCCCACGGCCTGATGCCCACCACCAGCGGCGCGGCCGCGCGCCACGCGGCCCTGCCCGGGGTGTTCGGATGA
- a CDS encoding DUF1365 domain-containing protein, with protein sequence MSTPPPVAQIGFGQVRHTRLRPRRHAFAYPTHFLMLPLRSLRAHGDGELARNRRAALSFHDADHGDGGPDCLAWIDGLLRQHGIHDALGEVWLHTPPRVLGHSFKPVSLWYCHRPDGRLRAVLAEVNNTFGERHCYLLDNPRYGQPCTADKVFHVSPFCPVRGQYRFVFMRSPGHPGAGPARTVARIDYHDDGADAPALIQTSVSGALQALNARSVRRALWAYPAMTLGVITHIHWQALRLWLKRTPFFRQPAAPGTAVTVGGPAKPSR encoded by the coding sequence ATGAGCACGCCGCCGCCGGTGGCGCAGATCGGTTTCGGCCAGGTGCGCCACACGCGCCTGCGCCCGCGCCGCCACGCCTTCGCCTACCCCACCCATTTCCTCATGCTGCCGCTGCGCAGCCTGCGCGCCCACGGCGACGGCGAGCTCGCGCGCAACCGGCGCGCGGCGCTGAGCTTTCACGACGCCGACCACGGCGACGGCGGGCCCGACTGCCTGGCCTGGATCGACGGCCTGCTGCGGCAGCACGGCATCCACGACGCGCTGGGCGAGGTCTGGCTGCACACCCCCCCGCGCGTGCTGGGCCACAGCTTCAAACCGGTGAGCCTGTGGTACTGCCACCGGCCCGACGGCCGCCTGCGCGCGGTGCTGGCCGAGGTGAACAACACCTTTGGCGAGCGCCACTGCTACCTGCTGGACAACCCTCGCTATGGCCAGCCCTGCACGGCGGACAAGGTGTTCCACGTCTCGCCGTTCTGCCCGGTGCGCGGCCAGTACCGCTTCGTCTTCATGCGCAGCCCCGGCCACCCCGGCGCCGGCCCGGCCCGCACCGTGGCGCGCATCGACTACCACGACGACGGGGCCGACGCGCCCGCGCTGATCCAGACCAGCGTGAGCGGCGCGCTGCAGGCGCTCAATGCCCGCAGCGTGCGGCGCGCACTCTGGGCCTACCCCGCCATGACCTTGGGCGTGATCACCCACATCCACTGGCAGGCGCTGCGCCTGTGGCTCAAACGCACGCCCTTCTTCCGCCAACCGGCCGCGCCGGGCACCGCCGTCACCGTGGGCGGGCCCGCCAAGCCGTCCCGCTGA